From the Leptolyngbya sp. O-77 genome, one window contains:
- a CDS encoding ABC transporter permease, with protein MLELFLAELRRSWIQLLRYSTEAIAGIVITTVVFYGLFLSARYIAGPDLQFGDRLDAVVIGYVLWTLALFIMSDVAGNLQREAQTGTLEQLFLSPYSPPRLFLTRALASLTIQLTLIACILGVISLLTGTRLSFPPAVLPAFATVLLGAYGLAFAMGSLSLLLKQVQQLLGIFQFALLFLLAVPSETWSGPLRLLGMLLPMAPGAGLMRDVMARGVPLRASNFGLALLNGAIYFGLGLTLFHLAERETKRRGKLAGY; from the coding sequence ATGCTCGAACTTTTTCTGGCCGAACTGCGTCGAAGCTGGATTCAACTGCTGCGATACTCCACCGAGGCGATCGCCGGTATTGTGATTACGACGGTCGTGTTTTACGGGCTGTTTCTGAGTGCGCGGTATATTGCCGGGCCAGACTTGCAGTTTGGCGATCGCCTCGATGCGGTGGTCATCGGCTACGTGCTGTGGACACTGGCGCTGTTCATCATGAGCGACGTAGCAGGCAACTTGCAGCGCGAAGCGCAGACGGGCACGCTGGAGCAGCTATTTCTATCGCCCTACAGCCCGCCCCGGCTCTTCCTGACGCGGGCGCTAGCCAGCCTGACGATTCAGCTCACGCTGATTGCCTGCATTTTGGGTGTGATTTCGCTGCTCACGGGCACGCGGCTCTCCTTTCCACCTGCGGTTTTGCCCGCCTTTGCCACGGTGCTGTTAGGAGCCTACGGGCTGGCCTTTGCGATGGGGTCGCTGTCGCTCTTGCTGAAGCAGGTGCAGCAATTGTTGGGTATTTTCCAGTTTGCGCTGCTGTTTTTGCTGGCAGTGCCGTCAGAAACCTGGTCAGGCCCGCTGCGGCTGCTGGGGATGCTGCTACCAATGGCTCCCGGTGCGGGGCTGATGCGCGATGTCATGGCGCGGGGCGTGCCGCTCAGGGCCAGCAACTTTGGGCTGGCGCTGCTGAATGGTGCAATTTATTTTGGACTGGGCTTGACGCTGTTTCACCTGGCCGAGCGCGAAACCAAGCGGCGCGGCAAGCTAGCGGGCTACTGA
- the nei gene encoding endonuclease VIII → MPEGPEIRRAADEVERAIVREPVQDIFFAFEHLKPYEDKLRGDRILNVQTRGKGMLIRFACQLNIYSHNQLYGIWFVRKAYDFPKTKRQLRLAIHNSQKSALLYSASDIEVLREDELLQHPFWSQVGPDVLDSAVTVEQVAARFLDPRFHRRGLMSLLLDQKFLCGLGNYLRSEVLFVAGVHPSLRPIDCTPERIACTPEQITGLAEAAIALSRQSYTTGGITNDLNLVTQLKQQGLSRGQYRFRVFNRDGQPCWVCQTPIEKDTLGGRRIYYCPVCQSKGVRPVVSPVFLSSAPDEMPESPAEA, encoded by the coding sequence ATGCCTGAAGGCCCCGAAATCCGCCGTGCTGCGGACGAAGTTGAACGTGCCATAGTCCGCGAGCCTGTCCAAGATATTTTCTTCGCCTTTGAGCATCTGAAACCCTACGAAGACAAACTGAGGGGCGATCGCATCCTAAACGTACAAACACGCGGCAAGGGAATGCTGATTCGCTTTGCCTGCCAGCTCAATATCTATAGCCACAACCAGCTCTACGGCATCTGGTTCGTCCGCAAAGCCTACGATTTCCCAAAAACAAAGCGTCAACTCCGTTTGGCAATTCACAACAGCCAAAAATCTGCCCTGCTCTACAGCGCCTCGGATATCGAAGTGCTGCGCGAAGATGAGCTATTGCAGCACCCCTTCTGGAGCCAAGTCGGCCCCGACGTGCTGGATTCCGCCGTCACCGTTGAACAAGTCGCCGCCCGATTTCTCGATCCACGCTTTCACCGTCGCGGGCTAATGTCGCTGCTGCTCGATCAAAAATTCCTCTGCGGCCTGGGCAACTATCTCCGCAGTGAGGTGCTGTTTGTGGCGGGCGTGCATCCTAGCCTGCGCCCGATCGATTGCACCCCAGAGCGCATCGCATGCACCCCAGAGCAAATAACTGGACTGGCTGAGGCGGCGATCGCCCTTTCCCGTCAGTCCTACACCACCGGCGGCATCACCAACGACCTCAACCTAGTAACCCAACTGAAGCAGCAAGGCCTCAGCCGTGGGCAGTATCGCTTTCGGGTGTTTAACCGCGACGGACAGCCCTGCTGGGTGTGCCAAACGCCAATCGAGAAAGACACCCTGGGCGGACGACGGATTTACTACTGTCCGGTTTGTCAGAGCAAGGGCGTAAGGCCTGTCGTAAGTCCTGTCTTTTTAAGTAGCGCTCCGGATGAAATGCCTGAAAGCCCCGCAGAGGCTTGA
- a CDS encoding ABC transporter permease, with protein MALTNLRSLRFLRTTQRPSLSVQMMWVGVAIGAVFVLVALLAPLFHTWGWLQDPLEALANPIHESPSAAHWFGTDRQGYDIFARTLYGAQAALKVVVLATALSVLVGVPLGMLSGYLGGWLDRVLLFLMDTIYTLPGLLLSVTLAFVVGRGVLNAAIALSIAYVPQYYRVVRNHTVSVKTELFIEAAQSMGASTWRVLSKYLFANVIQSVPVLFTLNAADAALTLGGLGFLGLGLPDQTPEWGADLRQALDALPTGIWWPALFPGLALTLLVTGLSLVGEGLNEFVNPLLRRENWK; from the coding sequence ATGGCGCTTACCAATTTGCGATCGCTCCGATTTTTACGCACGACACAGCGGCCGAGTTTGTCGGTGCAAATGATGTGGGTGGGCGTGGCGATCGGGGCAGTGTTTGTGCTGGTGGCGCTGTTGGCTCCGCTGTTTCACACCTGGGGCTGGCTGCAAGACCCGCTGGAGGCGCTGGCGAACCCAATTCATGAATCACCGTCGGCGGCGCACTGGTTTGGCACCGATCGACAGGGCTACGACATTTTTGCTCGCACCCTCTATGGCGCACAGGCGGCGCTGAAGGTAGTGGTGCTGGCGACGGCGCTGAGCGTGCTGGTGGGCGTGCCGCTAGGAATGCTGAGCGGCTATTTGGGCGGCTGGCTAGACCGAGTGCTGCTGTTTCTCATGGACACGATCTACACGCTGCCGGGGCTGCTGCTGTCGGTGACGCTGGCGTTTGTGGTGGGGCGGGGCGTGCTAAATGCGGCGATCGCCCTCAGCATTGCCTACGTGCCGCAGTACTATCGCGTCGTGCGGAACCACACTGTTAGCGTCAAAACCGAGCTATTTATAGAAGCGGCCCAGTCGATGGGTGCGTCCACTTGGCGCGTTTTGAGCAAGTACCTCTTTGCCAACGTGATCCAGAGCGTGCCCGTGCTGTTTACGCTCAACGCCGCCGATGCCGCGCTGACGCTAGGAGGACTCGGCTTTTTGGGACTGGGCTTGCCCGACCAAACCCCCGAATGGGGCGCAGATCTCCGCCAAGCGCTGGACGCGCTGCCGACGGGCATCTGGTGGCCCGCCCTCTTCCCCGGCCTCGCCCTGACGCTGCTGGTCACGGGCCTGTCTTTGGTTGGCGAAGGGCTGAATGAGTTTGTTAATCCACTGCTGCGGCGAGAAAACTGGAAGTAA
- a CDS encoding ROK family protein — protein sequence MPYVIGIDLGGTAIKLGRYDAQGKCAASVTVPTPQPPQPEQVVEAMAAAIAQVDPQNEAIALGVGTPGPADAAGRVARVAINLGWQDVPLADWLEAKTGKPTVLANDANCAGLGESWLGAGRNFRDVILLTLGTGVGGAIVLDGRLFAGRQGTGGELGLITLNPQGPECNSGNRGSLEQYCSVQAIRRRTGLEPGELGRRAKAGDLEAIAFWQEYGRDLGAGIASLVYVLTPEAVILSGGISASFEFFYPTLWAELQTRVLPSSREGLQVLPAALGNQAGEVGAAKLAWELVRAQGLQSDGLERNDGRESPLPKSLRQLEMAYWLASEQARFNAGFLARVSHELRSPINGVIGLQQLILNDLCDSPEEEREFVRQANGAAQKMLGLLDQAIAISRISQDFRKLELQPVQLAGTFLAVGDRTQLLARNRNLQLEILPPSPAYYVLADPQWLQQGLVSLVSGAIATMRDGSIRLMAEIDAATKLAHLILEDMRPTEAWQEPLDQLAALSQNPKITRSSGYVPVAQLSSGLGLLAFQSILEAMGGRLELLNTPTADNPLSRLQITLPLIQEEDEGV from the coding sequence ATGCCCTACGTAATTGGCATCGACCTCGGCGGCACGGCGATCAAGCTGGGGCGATATGACGCTCAGGGAAAGTGCGCTGCATCCGTGACCGTGCCCACGCCGCAACCGCCGCAGCCAGAGCAGGTGGTCGAGGCAATGGCAGCGGCGATCGCCCAGGTTGATCCCCAAAATGAGGCGATCGCCCTTGGGGTCGGCACGCCAGGCCCAGCAGACGCAGCGGGGCGGGTGGCGCGGGTTGCCATCAACCTCGGCTGGCAGGATGTGCCCCTGGCAGATTGGCTGGAGGCGAAGACAGGCAAACCGACGGTGCTGGCCAACGATGCCAACTGTGCGGGGCTGGGCGAAAGCTGGCTGGGGGCAGGGCGCAACTTTCGCGACGTGATCCTGCTGACGCTGGGGACGGGCGTGGGTGGAGCGATCGTGCTGGATGGCAGGCTGTTTGCGGGGCGACAGGGCACGGGCGGCGAACTGGGGCTAATCACGTTGAATCCGCAGGGGCCAGAATGCAACAGCGGCAATCGTGGTTCCCTGGAGCAATATTGCTCGGTGCAGGCGATTCGACGGCGCACGGGGCTAGAGCCAGGAGAACTGGGCCGCAGAGCTAAGGCGGGAGATTTGGAGGCGATCGCCTTCTGGCAAGAATATGGGCGCGACCTCGGCGCGGGCATCGCCAGCCTGGTTTATGTCCTCACGCCAGAAGCGGTAATCCTCAGCGGTGGCATCAGCGCCAGCTTCGAGTTTTTCTACCCGACGCTGTGGGCGGAACTGCAAACCCGCGTGCTGCCCAGTTCCCGCGAAGGGCTGCAAGTTTTGCCCGCTGCTCTGGGCAATCAGGCCGGTGAGGTGGGCGCGGCCAAGCTGGCGTGGGAGTTGGTGAGAGCACAGGGGTTGCAAAGCGATGGACTGGAGCGGAATGATGGGAGGGAGTCGCCGCTCCCCAAATCCCTCCGCCAACTGGAAATGGCCTACTGGCTAGCGTCCGAACAGGCGCGGTTCAACGCCGGGTTTCTGGCGCGGGTGTCTCATGAACTGCGATCGCCCATTAACGGCGTAATCGGGCTACAGCAGTTGATTCTCAACGATCTGTGCGATAGCCCAGAGGAGGAGCGAGAGTTTGTGCGACAGGCCAATGGCGCAGCCCAAAAGATGCTGGGGCTGCTGGATCAGGCGATCGCCATTTCGCGCATTTCCCAGGACTTTCGCAAGCTGGAGCTACAGCCCGTGCAGCTTGCAGGAACGTTTCTGGCAGTGGGCGATCGCACCCAGCTTCTGGCCCGCAACCGCAATTTGCAGCTAGAAATCCTCCCGCCTAGCCCAGCCTACTACGTGCTGGCCGATCCGCAGTGGTTGCAGCAGGGGTTGGTGAGCCTGGTGAGCGGGGCGATCGCCACCATGCGCGATGGCTCGATTCGCCTGATGGCAGAAATCGACGCAGCCACCAAACTGGCCCATCTCATCCTGGAAGACATGCGCCCCACTGAGGCCTGGCAAGAACCCCTCGACCAGTTAGCTGCTCTATCGCAAAACCCCAAAATTACCCGCAGCAGCGGCTATGTGCCTGTGGCTCAACTCTCGTCGGGATTAGGCCTGCTGGCATTTCAATCTATCCTAGAGGCAATGGGCGGACGGCTGGAATTGCTGAATACGCCCACCGCAGATAATCCACTGTCGCGATTGCAAATAACCCTGCCCCTGATTCAAGAAGAAGACGAGGGGGTTTGA
- a CDS encoding DUF1499 domain-containing protein, whose product MFSFSGSRPTNLGVKDGKLTACPGSPNCVNSQALGSDAEHYIAPLSYSGSPAEAIARLKGIITAMPRTQIITESDHYLYAEFTSALMGFVDDVEFYVDEAAGVVQVRSASRLGQSDLGVNRKRVEEIRAKL is encoded by the coding sequence TTGTTTTCTTTTTCTGGATCGCGTCCCACCAATCTGGGAGTAAAGGACGGTAAACTGACAGCTTGCCCTGGCTCACCCAACTGCGTCAATAGTCAAGCTCTGGGGTCGGATGCCGAGCATTACATTGCGCCCCTGAGCTATAGCGGCTCACCCGCGGAGGCGATCGCCCGTCTCAAGGGCATCATTACCGCCATGCCGCGCACCCAGATCATCACCGAGTCTGATCATTACCTCTACGCCGAGTTCACCAGTGCGCTGATGGGGTTTGTGGACGATGTGGAGTTCTACGTAGACGAGGCGGCGGGCGTGGTGCAGGTGCGATCAGCCTCGCGCCTGGGTCAGTCTGATTTGGGCGTGAATCGCAAGCGAGTTGAGGAAATTCGGGCTAAGCTGTAG
- a CDS encoding CAP domain-containing protein, whose product MQKDTAGNTFATARRLRFSSGKLNLTDWVGSGDRDDIYRLNFSKSSNFTIAASGTGSGIGAIAHLIQDLNNNGRLDANEVKGRMPIRPGQSNTLAAKNLTGTFFLRVRSQGGSLNYNLAMETTPSDTSSSSGTRETQPTGFIAEVLRLTNAFRQQNGLRPLSYNSKLSNAAQRHSLNMANQDFFSHTGKDGSTFSQRVTAAGYQWSFTGENIAAGYTTPQAVVNAWINSPGHRAAMLNPNYQDIGIGYHYLANDTGQVNYYHYWTQNFGKPL is encoded by the coding sequence ATGCAAAAAGACACTGCTGGAAACACCTTTGCAACGGCCCGCAGGCTCCGCTTCTCTTCTGGGAAGCTGAACCTCACCGATTGGGTCGGCTCTGGCGATCGGGATGACATCTACCGCCTCAATTTCAGTAAATCAAGCAATTTCACCATTGCGGCTTCGGGAACAGGTAGTGGCATAGGGGCGATCGCCCATCTAATCCAAGACCTGAACAACAACGGCCGCCTCGATGCCAACGAGGTTAAAGGCAGAATGCCTATTCGCCCTGGGCAATCCAACACGCTAGCCGCCAAAAACCTGACGGGCACATTCTTCCTCAGAGTCCGCAGCCAGGGTGGCAGTCTCAATTACAACCTGGCAATGGAAACGACCCCATCGGATACATCCTCCAGTAGTGGCACTCGCGAAACCCAGCCGACTGGGTTCATTGCCGAGGTGCTGCGGCTGACCAATGCGTTTCGCCAGCAAAATGGCCTGCGGCCGCTGTCTTATAACAGCAAGCTGAGTAATGCAGCCCAGAGGCACAGCCTCAATATGGCGAATCAGGACTTCTTTAGCCACACGGGCAAAGACGGCTCTACCTTTAGTCAGCGGGTTACGGCGGCCGGATATCAGTGGTCGTTCACGGGCGAAAACATTGCTGCGGGCTACACCACGCCTCAGGCCGTGGTCAATGCTTGGATCAACAGCCCCGGACATCGGGCGGCGATGCTCAATCCCAACTATCAGGACATCGGCATCGGCTACCACTACCTCGCCAATGACACTGGCCAGGTGAATTATTACCACTATTGGACGCAGAACTTTGGCAAGCCCCTGTAG
- a CDS encoding M15 family metallopeptidase has translation MKPYQQVAIQECGEPLVELPADEFARVEPHPYAVLGAPYDDRSPFFVRQGVLERLRLAQANLQERCPGWRIQIFDAYRPIAVQQFMVDYTFQDLVRSHGLDPANLSEAQQHDFWQQVYQFWAVPNHNPATPPPHSTGAAVDVTLLDASGQPAEMGSSIDELSPRSYPDYFAPYADPTSDRYDPARAIAHRNRQHLATAMQSAGFCRHPNEWWHFSIGDQLWAWLKTSDHLALARSNSACANLDDTVDNANQHVVARYGAV, from the coding sequence ATGAAACCCTATCAGCAAGTGGCGATTCAGGAATGTGGTGAGCCGCTGGTGGAACTTCCCGCCGATGAATTTGCGCGGGTGGAACCCCATCCCTACGCGGTGCTGGGTGCGCCCTATGACGATCGCTCTCCGTTTTTTGTGCGGCAGGGCGTGCTGGAGCGGCTGCGGCTGGCCCAGGCAAACTTGCAGGAACGCTGCCCCGGCTGGCGCATCCAAATCTTCGATGCCTATCGCCCCATTGCCGTGCAGCAGTTCATGGTGGACTATACCTTTCAAGACCTAGTGCGATCGCACGGACTCGACCCTGCCAATCTCAGCGAAGCCCAGCAGCATGACTTCTGGCAGCAGGTCTACCAGTTTTGGGCCGTGCCAAACCACAACCCCGCCACGCCCCCACCCCACAGCACGGGCGCAGCCGTCGATGTCACCCTGCTCGATGCCAGCGGTCAACCCGCCGAGATGGGTTCTTCAATCGACGAACTCAGCCCCCGCTCCTACCCCGATTACTTTGCGCCTTACGCCGACCCCACTTCCGACCGCTATGACCCAGCGCGGGCGATCGCTCACCGAAACCGCCAGCATCTAGCTACCGCCATGCAGTCGGCGGGGTTCTGTCGCCATCCCAATGAATGGTGGCATTTTTCGATCGGCGATCAGCTTTGGGCCTGGCTCAAAACTTCAGATCACTTGGCGCTGGCCCGGTCAAATTCGGCTTGTGCAAATTTAGACGACACGGTGGACAATGCAAACCAGCACGTAGTTGCACGATATGGTGCGGTTTGA
- a CDS encoding diguanylate cyclase, whose translation MDASILIVGDREFLASLSALTSDLTAFTLEVAPNPHEATPLIQAQQPDLLIIQATQPGSLDLCQRVKAQSHLAWIYCVVVDDRQPPALGELGDRPQEGVQLETSALMMGADACVELWRAKLQDKSAEKDAQSLISAHVQAGLRRVQNHRELIRTNDILSAIALSDPLTELNNRRAFEWELPRQIHNARLRGMPISLLMLDVDFFKSINDTYGHLVGDRALQLIASRLRHNLRFYDTPFRYGGEEFVIILSDTGNQEAEAIANRICRLISDQPFVIDDSLDLNITISAGTASLIAQDDARGISLLRRADQNLLRAKALGRNRVVGGQENDAPGESSSGNSDSPLPRES comes from the coding sequence ATGGACGCTTCGATTCTCATTGTGGGGGATCGCGAATTTCTGGCATCCCTTTCGGCTCTGACTTCTGATCTGACTGCGTTTACCCTGGAGGTTGCGCCCAATCCGCATGAAGCGACACCGCTGATTCAGGCTCAACAACCCGATTTGCTGATTATCCAGGCGACCCAGCCGGGCAGTCTGGACTTGTGTCAAAGGGTAAAGGCGCAAAGCCATCTGGCGTGGATCTATTGTGTGGTTGTGGATGATCGACAGCCGCCTGCGCTGGGCGAATTGGGCGATCGCCCCCAAGAGGGCGTGCAACTGGAAACTTCGGCACTGATGATGGGTGCAGATGCCTGTGTGGAGCTATGGCGAGCCAAGTTGCAAGACAAGTCTGCTGAAAAAGATGCCCAGTCGCTGATCAGTGCCCATGTGCAGGCGGGGCTGCGGCGTGTGCAAAACCATCGAGAGTTAATTCGCACCAATGATATTTTATCGGCGATCGCCCTGTCAGACCCGCTCACCGAGCTAAACAACCGCCGCGCCTTTGAGTGGGAACTGCCCCGGCAGATTCATAATGCGCGGCTGCGGGGAATGCCCATTAGCCTGCTGATGCTGGATGTAGACTTCTTTAAAAGCATCAACGACACCTATGGGCATCTGGTGGGCGATCGCGCTCTACAGCTAATTGCGTCGCGGCTGCGCCACAACTTGCGCTTTTATGACACGCCGTTTCGCTATGGCGGCGAAGAGTTTGTGATTATCCTCAGCGACACGGGCAACCAGGAAGCAGAGGCGATCGCCAATCGCATCTGTCGGCTCATCAGCGACCAGCCATTCGTCATCGACGACTCTCTGGATCTCAACATCACTATCAGCGCGGGCACTGCATCGCTGATAGCACAGGACGATGCGCGAGGCATCAGCCTGCTGCGACGGGCCGACCAAAACCTGCTGCGGGCAAAGGCGCTGGGGCGAAATCGGGTCGTCGGCGGTCAAGAAAACGATGCACCGGGCGAAAGCAGTTCGGGCAATTCCGATTCTCCTCTCCCGCGAGAATCATGA
- a CDS encoding alanine--tRNA ligase-related protein: MPKSPPKSPSPSAALTQPPNLSGAQIRQTFLDFYAERGHQVLPSASLVPEDPTVLLTIAGMLPFKPIFLGQRAAEFPRATTSQKCIRTNDIENVGRTARHHTFFEMLGNFSFGDYFKEKAIAWAWELSTEVFKLPPERLVVSVFREDDEAFAIWRDQIGIPEARIKRMDEKDNFWQSGPTGPCGPCSEIYYDFHPERGDDHIDLEDDTRFIEFYNLVFMQYNQDAGG, from the coding sequence ATGCCTAAATCGCCGCCCAAATCGCCGTCCCCTTCTGCCGCTTTGACCCAGCCGCCCAACCTCAGCGGGGCGCAGATTCGCCAGACCTTTCTCGACTTCTACGCCGAGCGGGGGCATCAGGTTCTCCCCAGCGCGTCGCTGGTGCCCGAAGATCCGACGGTGCTGCTGACGATCGCCGGAATGCTGCCGTTCAAGCCAATTTTCCTGGGGCAGCGGGCCGCCGAATTTCCCCGCGCCACCACCTCACAAAAGTGCATCCGCACCAACGACATCGAGAACGTTGGCCGCACGGCTCGTCACCACACCTTTTTTGAAATGCTGGGCAACTTTAGCTTTGGCGACTATTTCAAAGAAAAGGCGATCGCCTGGGCGTGGGAACTCTCGACCGAAGTCTTCAAGCTGCCCCCAGAACGATTGGTGGTCAGTGTGTTTCGAGAAGACGACGAAGCGTTCGCCATCTGGCGCGACCAGATCGGCATTCCCGAAGCCCGCATTAAACGGATGGATGAGAAGGACAACTTCTGGCAGTCTGGCCCGACGGGCCCCTGCGGCCCCTGCTCTGAGATTTACTACGACTTTCACCCAGAGCGGGGCGATGATCATATCGATCTAGAAGACGACACCCGCTTCATCGAGTTCTATAACCTGGTGTTTATGCAATATAACCAGGATGCGGGAGGGTAA